In Eupeodes corollae chromosome 3, idEupCoro1.1, whole genome shotgun sequence, a single genomic region encodes these proteins:
- the LOC129952872 gene encoding uncharacterized protein LOC129952872, whose protein sequence is MCLKMFLILVILKTTIAYHPVILKKDKTVITFEPIKISLPKNIKNISPTKYPYYEVVTNPPIIRPTKASPISFDNENEKLPVDLIETASTKLGITNLEQIPSLSELSNLLGTTSREETIETIRELTETESGIDLIKAFIESLDYTDSTADKKDNIQIQSDTYELPVPTSETTQKDLNINKQYLGTPPKELGFFQRVCSYLNFFYLFPTSKEVPVSRSENELDHIKDSSKHNESHNQRQSKLQPISVANRFPNSFPVPYRSDASIGTFSLSTNRAMKEGRHLPEDKSFNLSLRERFLH, encoded by the exons atGTGCCTTAAA ATGTTTCTTATTCTTGTGATCTTGAAAACAACGATCGCTTATCACccggttattttaaaaaaagacaaaacagtTATTACTTTTGAGCCTATAAAGATATCACTAccaaagaatattaaaaacataagtCCCACAAAATATCCCTACTATGAAGTTGTTACAAACCCACCAATAATAAGACCTACTAAAGCATCACCAATATCATttgataatgaaaatgaaaagcttCCTGTTGATTTGATTGAAACCGCTTCAACAAAACTGGGGATTACAAATTTGGAGCAAATTCCCAGCTTAAGCGAATTAAGTAATCTCTTAGGCACAACATCGCGTGAAGAGACAATTGAAACAATTCGTGAGTTGACGGAAACTGAAAGTggaattgatttaattaaagCATTCATTGAGTCATTGGATTACACGGACAGTACAGCAGACAAAAAAGATAACATCCAAATACAATCTGACACATATGAGCTACCAGTGCCAACGAGTGAAACAACGCAAAAGgatttaaatatcaataaacaatatttggGAACTCCACCAAAAGAATTGGGATTCTTTCAACGCGTCTGCTCATATCTCAACTTTTTTTATCTGTTCCCCACAAGTAAAGAGGTTCCCGTTTCAAGGAGTGAAAACGAGTTAGATCATATAAAAGATTCTAGCAAACATAATGAATCTCATAATCAACGTCAATCTAAGTTACAACCAATATCGGTTGCGAACCGTTTTCCAAATTCATTCCCAGTTCCCTATAGGTCGGATGCTTCTATTGGTACTTTTTCACTTTCTACGAATCGGGCCATGAAAGAGGGTAGACATCTCCCTGAAGATAAAAGTTTTAACCTCTCGTTGCGAGAACGATTTCTACATTAG
- the LOC129952297 gene encoding grpE protein homolog, mitochondrial, with translation MTTKTVTYLTRTNRIISYFQTHNARKTSWVSPSYITFRHFGSEKAEPSTKTGTAELNENEKKLVADIETLTKEIEALKEQTNELTDKYKRSLADGENLRTRLTKQISDAKIFGIQGFCKDLLEVADILGHATEAVPKEEINENNKHLKNLYEGLTMTKASLGQVFKRHGLEPINPLNEKFDPNFHEALFQKDDDKVEPNTVVVVSKIGYKLHERCIRPALVGVSKASS, from the exons atgacgaCAAAAACAGTAACATATTTAACGCGAACGAATCGCATTATTTCATACTTTCAAACTCATAATGCGCG aaaaacatcATGGGTTTCACCAAGTTACATCACATTTCGTCATTTTGGAAGTGAAAAGGCTGAACCATCAACAAAAACTGGCACAGCTGaacttaatgaaaatgaaaagaaactGGTCGCCGACATCGAAACTTTGACGAAGGAAATAGAAGCTCTGAAGGAGCAGACCAATGAACTAACTGACAAGTACAAGAGGTCATTAGCTGATGGTGAAAATCTACGTACACGTCTAACAAAACAGATAAGCGATGCCAAAATTTTTGGCATTCAAGGTTTCTGCAAAGATTTGCTGGAGGTGGCTGATATTCTGGGTCATGCTACTGAAGCTGTCCCCAAAGAAGAG ataaacgaaaacaacaaacactTAAAAAACCTCTATGAAGGTCTCACAATGACAAAGGCTTCCTTAGGACAAGTTTTTAAACGTCATGGACTAGAACCAATAAATCCATTGAACGAAAAGTTTGATCCAAACTTCCACGAAGCACTTTTTCAAAAG gaTGATGACAAAGTAGAGCCAAACACAGTTGTAGTTGTCAGCAAAATTGGATACAAACTGCACGAGAGATGCATACGACCCGCCCTTGTTGGAGTGTCAAAAGCCTCTTcatga
- the LOC129952526 gene encoding uncharacterized protein LOC129952526, which yields MVHSCSLSSCRLPDDDSMVSCERCKRWWHYSCHDFDPSKYDTITPWFCEEEDCVLREEGEVSGVFPSRRESLPTAASTVDEVEDEINLIIEAAAVAQAAVAHRDKELLELRAELAETKLKLSKVAIVNDHVDSNSISVPKSNLNASKTNKLEIIKKIQANHQALLNSTIGHYQSTPLRQTLSKKPDQPTPPLQETSDQHTRGSDTFSRDQDMANLLTILNRNNVQELPNFSGDNKREWPYFEEVFRCTTIEGRYSSKENVARLRKALKGEAYQLVSDRLKYSSDADAIMDSLRTMFGRYDVLVHDLTSDLLNLPKLTSKCDPKIRLWAVKLNGFVADIKAMNREEDLTNGYVLTNLASRLAAGLYQEWQKRKSVLSRVNFQHFAEFITERVLDLPPDLMKPGGTSEQKKSQSAVITKSSRVLLHQPVSSSASTSPCCKCHKQHSLLQCEEFLALSPDQRQKFAKENFVCFTCLDPSKHQWKACGKKRSCGTDGCNRRHHPLLHMTSSGSNFELNSAAVPFNPQPHFHSSHVGTDVSIMFKIVPIRIYGNGDLFADTYAFLDDGSSLSMIEQDLFVELGLDGHPEQLTLQWTKGVSRIEDSIRTSLSVSGIKSRKRYVLENVYTIKDLGLASQSIDVTRLQSKYPHLRGLPLSDLVNARPKILLGLDQAKFLLGHGQRHGKDEEPHALKTLLGWIVYGKSVPSMNLSSLNPVSKPSMNLMFHHAIREEVDLHDLVQLHFTTEEFGVMPPKGELRSREVSRSFDIMERSLKLVDRQYEIGLLWNSDDVKLPDSYDMAFKRLIGLEKSLRKKPHLLEWQNNYFRDLISKGYARIASKEDLEKDWPRVWYAPTFIIVNPNKFPPKPRCVADVAAKVNGISLNTHLMKGPDNLVPLHAGLFKFRERQVAVNADVREMFHRIRIKSEDQQCQRILWREGDTSRQPTVYIMEVMMFGPRCSPTCAQYVKNHHANLFKLECPEAVDGLTKRTYVDDYFNSHNSVEEAISVTRDAIRICHTMNFDLVGIQSNSRGLLDQMPKGYVNSKLVSIDPNESDSFFSKVLGMFWHPSTDHFSYKLSDEETMKEMLAEDAVISKRQMLKTIMKIFDPLGIVSLFIIRGRIILQEVWREGYDWDEPVSLHLRSLWLSFINDLKQIENIRIPRRYVMWNPDDCKVSLIVFVDASEKAFAAVAYFRFARNDDVKVAQVMAKAKVAPVKQLSIPRLELQAAVLGVRLSATIQESHTIRIDELLFLSDSKTVLAWINCTSKLPSFVASRVGEILESTSSRQWFHIGSKDNVADDGTKRFEASMGDQNTRWFQGPDFLKLSFKEWPITPCITVSNSVRNNSKGTLLLLHVYNRKSYYGAYNLLSARFQARWSSSVRVIAFLLRFKRILQRKKTDREVFVTPSEFRQAEDWLFRKIQEESFSSDITFLRSSGKVGSSSSILSLTPFLDEDGTLRLSSRAQKANSSYSSRNPAILPSRHPLVNLFIDYHHQKNCHMGTATVISDIRESAWIISIRGAVERVRKACFMCKRLKARAAVPLMGQLPKARLAFDSRPFTHVGVDCFGPLLVKFGRGTVKRYGMIFTCLTFRAVQIELLNDLSLDQCTMAVRRFLINRVVTRYFYSDNGLNFVGTKNLLDKDAKEMEVSLCEYSSGQEGVLWRFIPAYSPWMGGAWERLIQSIKRSIDFVLKGLVPREDVLRNALMEAQGQINRRPLTHIPVDPEDPKPLTPNSMLFGEDDRDVTAPGIFSEADFCSKLYSRRCQHLMAQLVRPWYREYLPVIIRRSKWFKDTKPVQMGDIVIVIEPNEIRSAWHLGRVIEIYPGPDGVARMADVKLSNGVIKYKRSIGRLAVLDLESSS from the coding sequence ATGGTTCACAGTTGCAGTTTGTCCAGTTGTCGTCTACCAGATGATGACTCTATGGTATCTTGTGAAAGGTGTAAGCGCTGGTGGCATTACAGCTGTCACGATTTTGATCCCAGCAAGTACGACACAATAACTCCCTGGTTTTGTGAGGAGGAAGATTGTGTTCTACGAGAAGAGGGTGAAGTTTCAGGTGTGTTTCCAAGTCGCAGAGAATCTTTGCCAACAGCCGCTTCCACAGTAGATGAGGTCgaagatgaaattaatttaatcataGAAGCTGCTGCAGTGGCGCAAGCTGCTGTGGCTCATCGAGACAAGGAACTTTTGGAGTTGCGTGCTGAACTTGCGGAGACCAAGTTGAAGTTGTCAAAGGTCGCTATCGTCAATGATCACGTAGATTCTAACTCCATCAGCGTTCCAAAATCGAATTTAAACGCTTCAAAAACGAACAAgttagaaataattaaaaagatccAGGCTAATCATCAGGCACTTTTGAACAGCACGATTGGACACTACCAGTCTACTCCGTTACGACAAACTCTCTCTAAGAAACCAGACCAGCCTACACCACCGTTGCAAGAAACATCCGATCAGCATACAAGGGGAAGTGATACTTTTTCTCGAGACCAAGATATGGCAAATCTCCTTACTATATTAAATCGCAACAATGTGCAGGAGCTGCCGAATTTCTCAGGTGATAATAAAAGAGAGTGGCCTTACTTTGAAGAGGTTTTTAGATGTACCACGATCGAGGGGAGATACAGCTCTAAAGAAAATGTTGCACGTTTGCGTAAGGCATTAAAGGGAGAGGCCTATCAACTTGTAAGCGACCGTCTCAAATACTCATCTGATGCTGATGCGATAATGGATTCACTCCGCACCATGTTTGGTCGCTATGACGTCTTGGTTCACGACTTGACTTCGGATTTATTAAACCTCCCGAAGCTCACTTCGAAGTGTGATCCCAAGATTCGTTTATGGGCAGTAAAGCTCAACGGATTTGTCGCAGATATCAAAGCGATGAATAGAGAAGAAGACCTTACAAATGGATATGTTCTCACTAACCTAGCTTCTAGGTTAGCTGCAGGGCTTTACCAAGAATGGCAAAAGAGAAAATCAGTATTGTCAAGagttaattttcaacattttgctgagtttatcaCGGAAAGGGTTCTCGATTTACCTCCTGATCTGATGAAACCTGGTGGAACTTCAGAGCAAAAAAAATCACAGTCAGCTGTTATCACGAAATCTTCTCGAGTCCTTTTACATCAACCTGTTTCTTCATCTGCGTCAACCAGCCCATGTTGTAAGTGCCACAAACAACATTCTTTGCTTCAGTGCGAAGAGTTTTTAGCTTTGTCCCCAGATCAGAGGCAGAAATTCGCTAAGGAGAACTTTGTATGTTTCACATGCCTGGACCCATCGAAACACCAGTGGAAAGCATGTGGGAAAAAAAGATCGTGTGGTACTGACGGTTGCAACCGACGTCACCACCCGCTGCTGCACATGACATCAAGTGGCAGCAACTTCGAGTTAAATTCAGCTGCAGTTCCGTTCAATCCACAACCGCATTTCCACTCATCCCATGTTGGAACCGATGTCTCAATCATGTTCAAGATAGTCCCAATAAGGATTTATGGTAATGGAGACTTGTTTGCGGATACTTACGCTTTTCTGGATGATGGATCATCATTGTCGATGATTGAGCAGGATCTCTTTGTTGAACTTGGGCTGGATGGACATCCCGAACAACTAACGTTGCAGTGGACGAAAGGGGTGTCTCGGATTGAAGATTCTATACGTACTTCTTTGTCTGTGTCTGGCATTAAGAGTCGTAAGCGGTATGTATTAGAGAATGTTTACACCATCAAGGATCTAGGACTTGCTAGTCAGTCTATTGATGTTACCCGTTTACAAAGCAAATATCCCCATCTTCGAGGCCTCCCACTTTCTGATCTGGTGAATGCTCGTCCGAAAATATTGCTTGGCTTGGATCAAGCAAAATTCTTACTAGGCCATGGTCAGCGTCATGGCAAGGATGAAGAACCTCACGCCTTAAAGACTCTCTTAGGCTGGATCGTGTACGGCAAATCAGTTCCATCGATGAATTTGTCTAGTTTGAATCCGGTTTCGAAACCATCTATGAACCTCATGTTCCATCATGCTATTAGGGAGGAAGTTGACCTTCACGATCTTGTTCAGCTCCATTTTACCACCGAGGAGTTTGGTGTCATGCCTCCAAAGGGTGAATTGCGAAGTCGAGAAGTCAGTCGTTCCTTTGATATAATGGAACGGTCATTAAAATTGGTAGACCGGCAATATGAGATCGGCCTTTTGTGGAACTCTGATGACGTAAAACTGCCTGACAGTTACGATATGGCTTTTAAACGTCTTATTGGGTTGGAGAAGTCCTTAAGGAAGAAGCCTCATCTACTGGAATggcaaaacaattattttcgtGATTTGATCTCTAAGGGTTATGCTAGAATAGCCTCGAAGGAAGACCTGGAGAAGGATTGGCCTCGGGTTTGGTACGCGCCAACCTTTATAATTGTAAATCCAAATAAGTTTCCACCAAAACCCAGATGTGTGGCAGATGTGGCTGCAAAAGTCAATGGTATATCGTTAAATACCCACTTGATGAAGGGCCCAGACAACCTAGTCCCATTACATGCTGGACTTTTCAAATTCAGGGAACGGCAAGTAGCTGTGAACGCCGATGTGCGTGAGATGTTCCACAGAATCCGAATAAAGTCTGAAGACCAGCAGTGCCAACGCATTCTATGGCGGGAAGGAGACACCTCTAGGCAACCGACTGTTTACATCATGGAGGTCATGATGTTTGGCCCTAGATGTTCTCCAACATGCGCGCAGTATGTTAAAAATCACCATGCCAACCTTTTCAAACTTGAGTGCCCAGAAGCCGTGGATGGATTGACTAAACGCACGTACGTCGATGACTATTTCAATAGCCATAACTCAGTTGAAGAAGCTATTTCTGTTACGAGAGATGCTATTCGTATTTGCCACACTATGAATTTTGATCTCGTTGGCATACAATCAAATAGTCGTGGCCTTTTGGACCAGATGCCGAAGGGTTATGTCAATTCTAAGTTGGTAAGCATTGATCCTAACGAAAGCGATAGTTTCTTTTCTAAAGTTCTAGGTATGTTTTGGCATCCATCCACTGATCACTTCTCATACAAACTTTCGGATGAGGAGACAATGAAAGAAATGTTAGCCGAGGATGCTGTTATTTCAAAACGACAGATGCTTAAGACCATAATGAAGATTTTCGATCCTCTGGGTATTGTATCATTGTTCATCATCCGTGGACGGATTATACTTCAAGAAGTATGGAGAGAAGGGTATGATTGGGACGAGCCAGTGTCACTTCATTTGCGAAGCTTGTGGTTGAGCTTTATAAATGATCTAAAGCAAATCGAAAATATCAGAATTCCTCGACGCTACGTAATGTGGAACCCTGACGATTGTAAAGTAAGTCTCATAGTTTTCGTCGATGCGTCAGAAAAGGCTTTTGCCGCAGTGGCCTACTTTCGTTTTGCTCGCAATGATGATGTTAAAGTTGCACAGGTCATGGCGAAGGCCAAAGTTGCACCTGTAAAACAATTATCGATACCTCGTTTGGAGTTACAGGCTGCTGTGCTGGGTGTTCGATTGTCAGCCACCATTCAGGAGTCACATACTATTAGAATTGAcgagttgttgtttttatctGATTCGAAGACTGTGCTTGCATGGATCAATTGCACCAGTAAATTACCCTCCTTCGTTGCATCTCGAGTAGGTGAAATTCTAGAGTCCACTTCTTCGCGTCAGTGGTTTCATATCGGCTCTAAAGATAACGTGGCCGATGATGGGACAAAACGATTCGAGGCATCAATGGGAGATCAAAATACAAGATGGTTCCAAGGTCCAGATTTCCTAAAACTCTCATTCAAAGAATGGCCCATCACACCTTGCATAACTGTGTCCAATTCTGTGAGAAATAATAGTAAAGGCACCTTATTATTGCTCCACGTTTATAATCGAAAAAGTTACTATGGTGCATATAATTTGTTATCCGCGAGATTTCAAGCCAGATGGTCTTCCTCCGTCAGAGTCATTGCATTTTTGCTACGGTTCAAACGAATCCTTCAGAGAAAGAAAACCGATAGAGAAGTTTTTGTTACGCCTAGTGAGTTTCGTCAAGCCGAAGACTGGTTATTTAGGAAGATCCAAGAAGAGTCTTTCTCTAGTGATATCACTTTTCTTAGGTCAAGTGGTAAGGTCGGCTCTTCAAGCTCTATCCTGAGTTTGACGCCGTTTCTTGACGAGGATGGTACATTACGACTTAGTTCGAGGGCTCAAAAGGCAAATTCTTCGTATTCATCCCGAAATCCAGCAATACTACCCAGCAGACATCCACTGGTCAACTTGTTCATCGATTATCATCATCAAAAGAACTGTCATATGGGAACTGCCACTGTTATTTCTGACATTCGTGAAAGCGCCTGGATAATCAGCATTCGAGGAGCCGTTGAGAGAGTGCGAAAGGCATGTTTTATGTGCAAACGCCTCAAGGCAAGAGCGGCTGTGCCGCTAATGGGGCAGCTTCCCAAAGCTCGCTTAGCCTTTGACTCCAGACCTTTTACTCATGTTGGAGTAGATTGTTTCGGCcctttgttggtaaaatttggtcGAGGTACTGTAAAACGCTACGGTATGATTTTCACCTGCCTTACATTCAGAGCAGTGCAGATAGAGTTGTTGAACGACCTAAGTTTGGACCAATGTACGATGGCTGTTAGACGTTTCCTTATTAACCGAGTTGTCACCAGATATTTCTATAGTGACAACGGTCTTAACTTTGTGGgtacaaaaaatttattggATAAGGATGCTAAAGAGATGGAAGTCTCCCTCTGTGAATATTCGTCAGGGCAGGAGGGTGTTTTATGGCGCTTTATCCCGGCCTATTCTCCATGGATGGGCGGGGCTTGGGAACGTCTTATCCAGTCTATCAAAAGGAGCATCGATTTCGTCCTTAAAGGTCTCGTTCCTAGAGAAGATGTTTTGCGAAACGCCCTCATGGAGGCTCAGGGCCAGATAAACCGACGCCCGCTAACACACATTCCGGTTGATCCTGAAGACCCGAAACCTCTTACTCCGAACTCTATGCTCTTCGGGGAAGATGATCGAGACGTTACGGCCCCTGGAATATTCTCGGAAGCAGATTTTTGCAGCAAACTTTATAGTCGCCGATGCCAGCACTTGATGGCTCAGCTAGTAAGGCCCTGGTACCGCGAATATCTGCCTGTTATCATCAGACGGTCAAAGTGGTTTAAAGACACGAAACCGGTTCAGATGGGAGACATCGTAATCGTAATCGAACCCAACGAAATACGTTCAGCCTGGCATTTAGGTCGTGTCATTGAGATTTATCCGGGACCAGATGGAGTTGCACGAATGGCTGACGTGAAACTATCTAACGGAGTTATAAAATATAAGCGTTCTATTGGGAGACTCGCTGTGTTGGACTTGGAGTCTTCATCCTAG